In Hymenobacter sp. 5317J-9, the following are encoded in one genomic region:
- a CDS encoding tyrosine-type recombinase/integrase, whose amino-acid sequence MEKVALNFAQTQGPWESGNALKKVIKQPLNRLVQPIEAALLHWGIPTGKVDEGSRRACISLLLHEMHRRQTSLWAWDESAWIEIVGHTNKEFKSTHRVFEDAHQISSLTYRQYVLACAYLVGEIPIYQLVAGYQAHNSAQHIFGGVAVEKALKVLTTENVRIGGGVSRLVRTATCYALLANRSPEVKKLTLPALEKLYETNSSKKHIKRDYILISELLYNLKAVPNCLPTPHTRKRWVTGIDDTLSDDWIKWLRAWHDTSPKSAVIRSQIQSLVAKAARWSAEKYPNAAGPQQWTKSMAVAYVAAVTRMKVGQSLHPTAIPTPKWGKPLIASYQGRLLFALRTFFKDCRKWDWFSLPFDPDDDLASPNSVLRNRMRKPRPIALAEWTRLEEAGLSLTQEDLPISNLAMVKRNNATSYRSYPLAMVRAMALAWLFTGLRSDEIRRLQVGCIRPALGEENKHNSSSPPTICDLTVPVGKSGSGFTKPIPGVVGEAIKNWEKIRPAVPKHWDYKTAEAVDFLFVWKGKQVGPRSLNKIIIPMLCRKAGVRNEDALGKFNSHRARHTLAFLLSNAPTPMSDSDLQDWLGQLSEESLRWYLGINIRKLEAAYAAANHISVDKRQLEQLKKPAMDGVKLPAESKSAHSVDLGHGFCTYAFFDDCKQLRPCTNCSFYRPKTSLLSQAHEVKSQFVRMLHHLPLSKEVRQAIEEAIALNEKMEAIIRRDEESHPG is encoded by the coding sequence TTGGAGAAGGTTGCGCTGAACTTCGCGCAAACGCAAGGCCCCTGGGAGAGCGGCAACGCACTCAAAAAGGTAATTAAGCAGCCGCTGAATCGGCTTGTTCAGCCCATTGAGGCCGCCCTGCTGCACTGGGGAATTCCGACAGGGAAAGTAGATGAAGGCAGCCGGCGAGCGTGCATTTCCTTGCTGCTGCACGAGATGCATCGACGGCAAACAAGCCTTTGGGCTTGGGACGAGAGCGCTTGGATAGAAATAGTTGGTCACACGAACAAGGAGTTCAAAAGCACCCACCGTGTTTTCGAAGACGCCCATCAAATTTCAAGCCTTACTTACCGGCAGTACGTTTTGGCCTGCGCGTATCTAGTGGGTGAAATCCCCATTTATCAATTAGTCGCTGGTTATCAGGCGCACAATTCCGCTCAGCATATTTTTGGAGGAGTCGCAGTTGAGAAAGCACTGAAGGTCCTTACGACCGAGAATGTCCGAATCGGAGGGGGCGTATCCCGGCTGGTGCGCACGGCCACCTGCTACGCACTGCTAGCCAATCGAAGCCCAGAGGTGAAAAAGCTCACTCTACCTGCTTTAGAGAAGCTATACGAAACGAATTCGAGTAAAAAACATATTAAAAGAGATTACATTTTAATTTCAGAATTGTTATATAATCTGAAAGCAGTACCAAATTGTTTGCCCACTCCTCATACGAGGAAGAGATGGGTAACCGGAATAGACGACACTTTATCCGATGATTGGATAAAATGGCTTCGGGCATGGCATGACACTTCGCCTAAATCGGCGGTCATTCGTAGTCAAATACAAAGTTTGGTTGCCAAAGCGGCAAGGTGGTCTGCTGAAAAGTATCCCAACGCGGCAGGTCCTCAGCAATGGACCAAAAGCATGGCTGTTGCCTATGTAGCGGCTGTGACAAGAATGAAAGTGGGACAATCGCTTCATCCGACAGCCATTCCAACCCCCAAATGGGGCAAGCCGCTAATTGCTTCTTATCAGGGCCGGTTGCTGTTTGCCCTGCGGACGTTTTTCAAAGACTGTCGCAAATGGGATTGGTTTTCTTTGCCCTTCGACCCGGACGACGACTTGGCTAGCCCCAACTCCGTTTTGCGTAATCGGATGCGAAAGCCCCGGCCGATTGCTCTGGCCGAATGGACCAGATTGGAGGAAGCCGGATTGTCGCTCACGCAAGAAGACTTGCCAATTTCTAATTTAGCAATGGTCAAGCGAAACAACGCAACTTCTTACAGGTCGTATCCGCTGGCAATGGTGCGCGCGATGGCGCTTGCTTGGCTCTTTACCGGGTTACGCTCTGATGAAATCCGTCGGCTGCAAGTAGGGTGCATACGACCTGCACTAGGGGAAGAAAACAAGCACAATTCCTCGTCACCCCCCACCATCTGCGATTTGACCGTGCCCGTGGGCAAGTCAGGTTCTGGTTTTACAAAGCCAATTCCTGGTGTGGTGGGAGAGGCTATCAAGAATTGGGAGAAAATTCGTCCCGCTGTTCCCAAACATTGGGATTACAAAACAGCTGAAGCAGTCGACTTTCTATTTGTCTGGAAGGGGAAACAAGTAGGACCCAGAAGTTTGAATAAAATAATTATTCCGATGTTGTGCCGAAAGGCCGGCGTTCGCAACGAAGACGCCTTGGGAAAATTCAACAGCCACCGGGCTCGACATACCCTTGCCTTCCTATTGAGTAATGCGCCAACGCCAATGAGTGACTCCGACTTGCAGGATTGGCTTGGACAACTCTCCGAAGAATCACTCCGCTGGTACCTTGGAATAAATATTCGCAAGCTTGAGGCAGCCTACGCTGCGGCGAATCACATTAGTGTGGACAAACGTCAGCTTGAGCAGTTAAAAAAACCTGCTATGGATGGGGTTAAGTTGCCAGCCGAAAGCAAGTCGGCACACTCTGTCGACCTCGGTCACGGCTTCTGCACGTATGCTTTCTTCGACGACTGCAAACAGCTAAGGCCATGCACGAATTGCTCGTTTTACAGGCCCAAAACATCGCTTTTGAGCCAAGCACATGAAGTAAAAAGTCAGTTTGTGCGCATGCTGCACCATCTACCCCTGTCGAAAGAAGTTCGTCAGGCCATTGAAGAAGCTATTGCATTGAATGAAAAGATGGAAGCTATCATCCGGCGTGACGAAGAAAGCCACCCGGGTTAA
- a CDS encoding site-specific integrase yields the protein MSLQHRFPTLFEQPHAGEWLTEQESLRPANTVSAYGYALVDYFRYCAIHAITPASAKRAEVVAYVRDLSERSKSTTHALPGKRVGYVRSTTHEGFANATVRLRLTTVRLYYKYLKGTEVLATNPVEEGVYGWGKRYSKARRGWVARLEKEFWLPNARQWQAILDAASSECIRNRFMLALAYDAGLRRAELCALQIRDIDPSSQLIKLRPETTKTGVAREVPYSDVTAELFAAYLEHRQSLGQPTGPLFLSESRRNPRQPLTIWSWSKTVQALGKRAGLPMLTTHTLRHLRLTDLAKANWELPIIAAFAGHRSVATTMRYIHLSGRELTERYRQTLNSILDQRQETMKTSLL from the coding sequence ATGAGCCTTCAACATCGATTTCCCACCCTTTTTGAGCAGCCCCACGCGGGTGAATGGCTCACCGAGCAAGAATCTCTTCGACCAGCAAATACGGTTAGTGCCTATGGGTACGCGTTGGTGGACTACTTTCGGTATTGTGCGATTCACGCCATCACCCCTGCCAGTGCCAAGCGTGCCGAGGTCGTGGCTTACGTTAGAGACCTCTCCGAGCGCTCCAAATCCACGACGCATGCTCTGCCGGGTAAGCGTGTTGGTTACGTGAGAAGCACCACACACGAAGGATTTGCTAATGCCACCGTGCGGTTGAGGCTAACCACCGTCCGGCTTTATTACAAATACCTGAAGGGAACAGAAGTACTGGCGACGAATCCCGTTGAAGAAGGGGTATACGGATGGGGGAAAAGGTACAGTAAGGCGCGGCGCGGCTGGGTTGCCCGCCTGGAAAAGGAATTCTGGCTTCCGAATGCACGGCAGTGGCAGGCGATTCTGGACGCGGCATCATCCGAATGCATTCGGAACCGGTTCATGCTGGCGTTGGCGTACGACGCAGGCCTCCGCCGGGCGGAGTTGTGCGCCCTGCAAATTCGCGATATAGACCCTTCCAGCCAATTAATCAAGTTGCGGCCGGAAACCACTAAAACGGGTGTCGCACGGGAAGTCCCTTATTCCGATGTAACGGCCGAACTGTTCGCGGCTTATCTGGAGCATCGCCAGAGCTTGGGCCAACCGACGGGCCCGCTTTTCTTGTCGGAGTCCCGGCGTAACCCGCGGCAACCCCTCACGATTTGGAGTTGGTCCAAGACCGTACAGGCTTTGGGAAAACGAGCCGGCTTGCCGATGCTGACGACGCACACGCTGCGGCATTTGCGCTTAACCGATTTAGCCAAGGCCAACTGGGAACTGCCTATAATTGCGGCCTTTGCGGGGCACCGGAGCGTCGCCACGACGATGCGCTACATCCATCTGAGCGGACGTGAGTTAACCGAACGGTATCGGCAAACGCTGAATTCGATTCTGGACCAGCGGCAGGAGACGATGAAAACCTCTCTGCTATGA